GGGACGCCATGGAGCAGTGTCACAACTATAACGCCCGTCTGTGTGCAGAGAGGAGCGTCAGGATGCCCTTCCTTGATTCTCAGACAGGTGTCGCCCAGAGCAACTGCTACTTCTGGATGGAGAAACGGCACAGAGGACCAGGTGGGAAGCACTCACTCATAGTGGTCTGTTTACAGAACAGAAGTGTGTTTTGTAGTGTTGGCAGTATACCAAATGAAGTTGATACCAATACTAGTACCAGTTGTTGCTAAACGGCAAAATTATTTGatacaaataaaagttaatttttttatttatctatatctatctatctgtctatctatgtatgtgtatatgtatatatatatatatatatatatatatatatatgtgtgtgtgtgtgtgtgtgtgtgtgtgtgtgtgtgtgtgtgtgtgtgtgtatgcatgcatgtgtgtgtataagttaTGTTATCTCAAAATCGTAATGCCAACCCACCTTGCAATACAAAGTAATTACattgctatatatttatatcagtgTATCAATTTcttttatgcatgtataattaatgattaaatatctattaggggaaaaaaataatccaaAGATATCCAAAGAGGTGATGCTGGACTACAATCACAAAAAATGgcattatacaaatataaaaaatactgtctttttgttgtttgtacatttatttaaagtaatcaGAATTTGCATTAAGTAAGGAGATACTGTGTTCATCACAAATAAGAGTTGGTTACTTTTCTTGTCAGTGTTATTGTTATCATTGATTAaccaatattaaataattatactgCAAGGCctaatgtactttttttctcccaaaagGCGTTGCCCCAGGTCAGCTGTACACATATCCAGCACGACGctggaggaagaagaggagagtTAGCCCTCCAGAGGACCCCCGTCTAGCCTTCCCGTCTCTAAAGTCCGGTACGCAGCCACTCGCTTTCTCTGTCTAATGAAAATATAGATGTGTTGTTTTAGTAAATCCCTGTGtgtaggtttatttatttatttgttttccaaTTTCAATGTAATTAGACTTAATTAAATTGTATGATTTGATGACATTTCTATCCATCTCTGTGCAGTTGCCTATGGATGTgaatgtgcgtgtgtatgtttCAGAGCTGGATCTGGGGCTTAAGAAAGATGTTTTCTCCAGTGATGGCAGCAGTTTAGAGGCACTTCTGAAAGGAGAGCCAGTGGACAAAAGATCTGGGGTGGAGATCCGCACAGCCGAGGAGGAACCCAGCTCTACCGAGTACTCTTCTGGGGGACTAAACCCCAGCAGTAGGGTCCGTAAGGTACTAAGAAAACATCTTTTGATTGGAGCTGTCactgtttttcattcaaatcTTGCCTTGCCTAATGATTCTGTCTGATTGGTTTTCactcttttgtgtgtgtagagaaTTTTGGAGCCGGATGATTTTCTAGATGATCTGGACGATGAAGATTATGAAGAAGATACTCCAAAGAGACGGGGAAAAGGCAAGggaaaggtgattttttttttattttatttttatatatatatactataaattatATGCATGTACATAATCTTTACACAAAACCTCATTTGTGTTAACAAAACGCCTCtgaaaagttacatttatgataaaaaatgGTTTCACAGGGACGTGGAGTCAGCAGCACTCGGAAGAAGTTGGAAGCAGCAGCTGCTTTGGAGGATCGAGACAGACCATACGCTTGTGACAGTGAGTCATATACAGCATTCAAGAAAACCACATGACTCAGCCTGCTGACCTCTCGGTGATCTCATCTGGAGATCGACTTCTCTTTGCTATAAAAAGGCTGAGCTGTACTGTAACACATCCAGTCACAATCAAAGATCTGTGTCACCCCTTCTCAGCAAAGCTGTCATCGTGAGCTTCACCACATGAaggcttgcaaaaaaaaaaaaaaaaatcatctgacACGCTGAACTTGGGAATAATGTGTCAGTTAGCTCTTTCTTGTCTACTCATGAAACCAgaagtacataaataaatgcattttgttacaaaaaaaacaaaaagcatattCCTTTTACACTATATATGCTGTGATTTACCAATCCCACATACAGCCTAATTAAACTAGTAAACAATCTTCTAAACCAGAGGGCAATTTCTACTTGATATCCATTTGGTTCCAGGTTTTGTGTTGTTCTTTCATAGTTCTGGATCTCTATTCCCTGCATTTGTGTCCTTGCCCTTAAATGTGTCATGATACTGTGATGCAGATGTTctttatgagtttatttttcCTGATTTCCTGATTCTTGTTGTCAGTCTGTGAGTCTttcagtctttctttctctcctttttctttctcttttctctctttcagacactttcaaacaaaagcatatttcaaAATCTTCCGAAAGAGGTAtattgctctctttctctctctctctccgtctagTTCTCCTTTCCTCATTccctgtctttttcttttctttccccaCCCGCTCATGTCTTGGTcccctctttctctttattttgtgtgCATTGCAAACGTGGTTTGTCCCAAGATCGCACTGAACTTGTGTGAAACTAGAGCTTATTAATgggtacattttacattttcttttttttttatgtaacgaAAACTGCCTGAACAGTGTTAAGTGTGACAGCAGCTTCACAGGAAGACATTTTTCACagaattcatttcttttttttccccctaaacaAGTTTTGCTGCCTGTAGGCTATGTGAAATGTTCAGACATGTTCAAGCGGGTTGTTTGTTGCAGCATGACATAATATTACTTTCCAGACTGAGGTGTTCTCGTTGGGAATTGTTTGAAAAGCACTTTATACTAACAATTTACTTACATGGTTCTTATGAATAAGTATCAGCAGGGACgttgcaattaaaatataactgttcaaaatgtttggggtcagatagaattttagaattaaataaaagatcaaaccaacactgcatgtatttgattacaaatacagcaaaacagtagcattattgattgtttttttttgtttttttttacagttagtgatattacaatttgaagTGATTGTTTTCTTATATAAGATGTAATTCattcttaaaatgaaaagctgaattttcagcatctattgctctgtttttttttttttagtgtcacatgatctttcagaaatcatgctagTGCTAAATTATTCTATGCTTTTTGGTGCTCAAAGAGacgtttgtttttaatcaatgttgatataaaaagtatttatttttaaatagaaatctttttaaatgtaaaaatgtttactgtCCCTGTAATGTATCTTCACTTAAAGAATTGATATCTATAACAGAATCttactgaattaaaattttaacagtagtgtatattcaTGTGCAGCTCACAAAACAACAATCTTTCAGTATGTTTAACATGTAGTTAATCAGCTGTGATgcattagtctttttttttttttagacttcaGTGCTTTGTTCTGTTATATTCTTAGTATGCAACTGATTGTACTCTACATTTCTCCTCCTTGCATATTACTTatcatttgtaagaaacatATATCTTAATTAGCTGTTGTTACCCCCCTCCCCAGTTAAAGTAAACTGATAGAAATATAAATTgcttctctttatctctcttaTCCTTATTCACCTCTTTTTGTGCTTCATTACTTACCCTGTTTCGTCTCCATATAACTctcatttctacatttttttcattgctgCTTGTAACAGTCATCCTTCTCTTCATCTCCAGATCACTTCCCTGTTTTTCTCATTCCTTTTTGATTAAACTGAAATAGTACCTCTGCTTTTAAGTTGCCAAAGGACTCCCTTTTCCTGAATGTGTAGTGCTTAtggttttaaagggatagttcactcaaagtTGAACACGTGAAAGTTGTGTCATAATGCACTCACCATTTTGTTCTGACCAAATACCTTTCTAGTGTTGAAAACTAAAGGAGTTACCTAACAGAATAACCAAGCTGCTCTTGTTTAGTGGAATTGGCCAGCTGTTTGCTTACACTGTTTTGGAAAAAAGGCACTTGGTTCTATACAAAGAAATAagtaatttcattttgaaacgacaaggctgagtaaatgacgttgttcattttgtggtgaactattgcttttgTTAAAGTGGAGCACATTGGGTGAATCTTAATAGCATATTAACATTTGCTATGCTGTTGAAGAATGATAATTAATGAGCATCTGGAGAGCCAGGAATGGTAGACTAAACTCTCATGCATGAGAGAGCTTTGGTGTGAAGCAGTAGTGCTTCATGTGTACAGTACagatgatgatttttttttttgtgcataatgACAATTACAGGTGCTTATAACCCATAattgtgctctgtgtgtgtgtgtgtgtgtagtctgtGGGAAGCGCTATAAGAATAGGCCTGGTCTCAGTTATCATTACGCCCATTCTCACTTGGCtgaggaggagggggaggagaaAGATGAGATGGACATTCGTGAACCAACTCCACCCCAACAAGACGAACCGAAGAgtaagtaattaatggcagACTCTGGTAGCCAGCTGAACAGAGGCCATTTAACTGTCACTTTGACTGGCATGAAATAATTTACACAATCTGTTGccaataaaactaaaagtataTTTCTGGTTGGCGTCGCGTCGTAGACTAGATTTATTTCAAAACCATGTGAAGTGCTTTGCCTGCCTTCTAAGGTGGTGCTGTAAATGAAAGCTTGTAAGCGACCAGTTTGGAATGCTTTACGTAGGCAGCATCTCACAGAACCTCGTAATGCCAGCTACCTGACTGCTAACTAAGCTAGCTTCTAATTTTCTTTGAATCCTGAGTGATAATGGgtattctctttctctctggtcTATCAGCTCCTAAGAAGGGCCCAGATGGTTTGGCTCTGCCAAACAACTACTGTGATTTTTGTTTGGGAGATTCCAACTTGAACCAGAAAACCGGCCAATCGGAAGAGCTTGTGTCCTGCTCAGACTGTGGCCGTTCTGGTAAACCAATTACACATACTTTTGCTTGCTTTCTTGGTTTTGGATTTTTCTTGCCTGGATTATCATTGACTGATTCTCTGTTCTCAGGTCACCCCTCTTGTCTGCAGTTCACTCCAGTGATGATGGCTGCTGTGAAAACCTATCGCTGGCAGTGCATTGAATGCAAGTGTTGCAATATGTGCGGAACGTCTGAAAATGATGTGAGTTTAACACTATCTAGCcgtaaaaatgtggaaaaaaagtgtattttaccTAACATCTATCGGGAAAGCATTATTGTGCAAAACTGTTCCCTTCCTTGGTTTATTATGCATCTCTGTTTCTCATGCTTTGCCGCAGGACCAGCTGTTGTTCTGTGATGATTGTGACCGAGGTTACCACATGTACTGCCTTTCGCCCCCTATGTCTGAACCTCCTGAAGGTAAAGCAACATATGCAGTAATACACACAATTCTTTATATACGCAGCtcctgtttttaaaagtgataataataagaaatgtttcttgagcccaaaatcagcatattacactGATAACTGAATGAGACGGGTGAAATGACTTAGTTATAATACATAATGTGACTGTTGCCCAGACGTTTTCCCTGATTTATGGTCTGAATAAGTTGACAGTAGTTGCCAAATGTCAACCAGATTTAAATTGAGAGATTTCATAGAAAAGCACACAGTGTGTGGAGATcagactctcttttttttttgtagcttctATGAATACCTTTTTATGTTTGATGTTTTGAGCTGATTTTAGaacacgttttatttttattttttgtcttctagcaaatgaacatatttataGGTATAATAGGTATTTCATCCCGTATACATTGCTAAATAATAAAGATGTCTATTTAGTTCAAAGAACATATGAAGGATTTATCTTATATCATAAATAAGGGTATCATATAATCATCATTCATTGAGTATTACCGCAAGtgaataattgcattattttattctttacagGAAGTTGGAGTTGTCATCTGTGTTTGGCCCTCCTGAAAGAGAAAGCCTCTATATACCAGAATCAGAATGCACCTCCCTCGTGATGGCCTTTTTGGAAAGACAGACCTTCTTTCTCATAGTTACCCTCCTAGATTCATCTGTTCAGTTTAAGCAAATGAAACGGGTCGAACAAAAGTTGTAttggaacagaaaaaaagacgACCCCCTTGTCCGTGCCCGCAGACAGAAAAGGAGGGAGAGAAAGCGAAAGGGAGTGAGAAAAGAGTGCCCTTCTTCTTAGTTCTCTTTCACATCTCAGCAGGTTTGATCTCAGTATGACTGTTACACAGTTCCAAGTTTCAAACTACCCCTGCTCGTTGTTTTCAACTATTAGCCCCCCCACAACTAACACAGTACTTCCACAGCAAACGTCAAAGCCAGTCACAAACTCTCTTGACACTTACAGCAGTACATACTTGGAGGAAGTCGCTATGAGAATATTATGACTCTGTTTTTGAGTTCCTGCTCATATTAGACCTGATATTTCCACCCGTTTCTGGGGACACTGTTTAACAAGTAATTAGCTGCAGCTTATATCagccacaataaaaaaaaaattgcatattcaGCCATATCCAAAATACTCTGTACTGACACTGTGCTTATCACGGAGACGAATAGTTGAAACCAATCAGCATGCCAATGCTTGTTCATAATAagcaaaatagaaaagaaacaataatgtgtttttgtatatttataaatttgtataGCATATAAAGGTGTGCCGTATTTAAGATCTTAAACAATAGAAATGGTTCATTATTATGATGGGAGTTacttggggatttttttttgttgtaatgatAGCATCTGTATATGCCACTGAAGCACAGAGTCTAGAAAGTCAGCGTGTGACCTCTTTACTAACTAATGGGTTAATGGTGCAGGTAAGGGTagtgattttaatttatatttttatattgtcattcatttttgcatttttttagacATGCTTAAGATATTCAGAAATTGGTTACAATTTAGGTAAAAGTGGATAGGACATCGGGTAATCGAGGAATAGGATTGAAAAACAggactaaaaaaagaaatagtccAGTATAAAAACGTTCAGAAATAATGACTGTAATAATAACTGTTGGCAATTAATGGAGATGTAGAACAATATATTGCAGTCTACACTGAGATCAGTTTGAGGATTTTAGTAGTTTGATAGATTCTACCAAGAATGTTAAATGCCTTTCAAAGTAATCCTGAAGGATTCACTGTTGAGTACAGGAAAGATTTCTATAGTGCAAGAAAATATGTGGACAAATACTTCAATGCCATAATTCTTATGTTTACTGTAATGACATTTCATTGATTACGGCCATACATATGACAAACATATTCTTTTATCAAATTATCATTAAATTGCCAATTGCCGGGTGTAGGATATTGAGCAAAagtatttctggaaaaaaaaaacacatgtaaaaCACACAAGTATGTGGGTCACATGCTTGGTTAGTcagcaaattaattttaatatagcTTAACCAAGAGTCTGCTTTCAGTCCTTTAATCTGTGGTCTGTATTGGCATCTTTATGGCATCAGATATGTGCCATTTAAACTGGAAAAATTGTCACTTAGAGAGAGGGTTCACACAAAGAAAGTTCAATTGCCGTCATTTACTCACAAACTGGTATAACTTTCTTCTGTGAATCataaagaaatgagaaatgtcTTGTTTTGGTCACCGTTGACTCCTATTGTatggacaataaaaaaaaaaaaaaacatagtttgaTCCCAATATCAACTATCTTCAAAATATCGACTAGCGTCTAGCgttccacagaaaaaagtcATACGGCTTTTGAAAGGCTTGAGGGTAACAAAATGGTGAcggaattgtatttttttttttggctgagtTGTACCTTTAATTAGGGATTGAATGATGGTAGTGAAGACAGAAAGGTTGCTGAAATGACCCAGTGCTAAATTCAATACAGCACGGATGTGAAATGTGGTATTTGCTGAATTTGTCAGAGCTTAGTTTGACTTCCTAGAGTAAGCTGAAGCAGATATACAGCGTGCTTCAAATGTTCCCATATTTTCCTGTCTTCTATTGCCATTTACCTTCACAATCCAGCCAAAACTTCCtttgtttaaagaataaatCTAGAGCACTGCACGCAGTTGGCTCTTTTGACCCtgttctttgtaaatgtatactGAATGAAGAAATGAATTGATCTGAGATGAGTTCTGTGTACTCTGTAAGtcttcagttttaaaataacCGCAGACCTCCATAAAGGTTTAGGCTTATATCAGATACTGATACATTAATTATTGCTCATGGCATTCATAACATGTACAGGATcttatcattgttttatttttcattctcagTTTAGTTACTGCATGTCTACCTTACATGGTCATTTATAcataacacaaaacatttagctTACACTCACTCTGTTGTACTCGCAGTACCAGCATAGTAAAGGATTATgggaaatgtaataatttagctTTATGGTATCAGCCAACTAactattcttaaaataattagaaaatgtaaCGGTTTACTTttcctgatttatttttttaaatgattaactaCACCGTTTAAAGACAAAGTggccatttgttttttttgtttgtttttttttttttgtaatttattttttctttatttaaaaacaaaatgtgttttgttaggTTGGTTTTGGggattcatttgtttgtttggtttttttagtgtatggtacactttttttttttttttttttttcccaagaaaaataaaactcacaTACCTTTATATGTTGTGATCTTCACTTCTTGTTAACTTGTTCAGTACCCGTGCTGAGCACATTTACATTCAATAGTACATCCCTTATTTAATTTACTGCAGTTACGAGTGTCTACAGATTAAAATATGTAACTAAAATAAGTCTAATCGGATTAGAGTTCCAAATGTTTGGGGGTAAATTAAGAAATGTCTTGATTTTTGGTTgctttaacacatttaaagtaATCTTTGAGAATTAACACTACTTACAAAATcgtgatatttattaaattaacatttattttttttaacgcGATTTaataagcacatttaaaatggcaTCAGAATAATTTTTCAGTGTTGTTGTCAAGCGGCtgctaaatgttttctttattatttatctatacataaggcaatttaaaataacatgcaacAGATTATTATTTCTTGTTGGATCTTAAAGTACTATACCAGCTTTTGATGTAGCCAAAGACATATAGACCGCAAGGCTAAGTAACTTCCCATTAGTGTCTGACAAGATTCAGAATCAATCAGTTTTGCTCTGATAGTGTAATGTCTAAAAGCAGAGGCACACACAAATTTAGTCATACAAATATAGAAgtaaaatctgaattaaaagTCATATTCCGATTTACCGCGGCCCCGAAATCATTCCATAGAAAAAAGTGTGGCAATTGAAGCACTATGTCTGGATCACTGAGTAATTAAAAGCACCCGTGCTATAAATTGAGAAATGATAGTGTAAAAGATTAAACGTTACTGCAAGATTTATTCTGCCTCACAGAGGCATGGCGATTCCAGCTGTTTGTATCCCACTTTCGCTTATCTCCACATCGACAAAGTAGCAGTGCTTTGAATGTGACCCGGAAGGACTCGTTGCAGAGGGCATAGCACATCGGGTTGACCGTGCTGTTTACGTAACACAGCCAGTATCCCAGCTGCCAGAGCTTTTCTGGCACGTGGTATGAAATGGAAGCCAAAACCATAATGTTGTATGGCGTCCACGTGAGGATGAACGCCAACAAAATGGCACTTAGTGTCCGGGCcgcttttttctctttaatgaTCACATTGATGCGATGTTTGGCTCTGAGCTGGTGGCAAATGCTGTGGTCTGACTTTTGGGGTGCTTTTAAGTGGGGCTGATGTCTGGTGGGACGCCCAGCTGATGAGCTGAACTCTTGCACCTCTTTGATGTCCTCTGATCTGCTTTGCAGATCCTTCAATTCAATTGCAGTTGGACTGGATGAAGATGCTCTCGCCTTGACCTTCTGCTCATGTTCCTCGTCTGTCGAAGAGGACAAGGCGCTGTAATCCTCATCTTCAATGTTCCAGCTACTGTTGCTGTAAGCCTCCTTGTAACTCTCACGAGCTGACTTCTGCATAACggctgtggttttgtttttcgaTGAATTGAAACACCCAGCTGACTTGGCTTTGGTTTTGCCTTGTCCTTTTCTGGGATTTGTTTCCTTTGAGCGACTTAAGTTGCTCTTGGTACTGGTTTGGTGCACTGATTGTTTTTCCAACCCATCCAGAACATCTCTAGTGTTTTTTACAGCCCCGACAAAACCGGCGAGTCCTTTCGCTCTGTTCTCAATTTCCCAATAAATTCGCCAGTACAGAATGATCATGATCGTGACGGGTAGGTAGAACGCAGCGATGGCAGTACCGTATGCAAGCGGTGGAACCTTCAAGAACGGGATAGAACAGGCCTGGGCTTCAGCTCCAGATTGTCGTCCAACCAGATGAGGCCAAAACAAGATAGCAGGGCCCCATAGCATAAACGACACCACCCATGCGAGAGCGATCAGTGCTGCTGCTATTTTCGGTGTTCGCTTTGTTCTATAAGTCAGGGGCCGTGTGACTGAGAAGTATCTGTCGAAGCTTATGACCAGCAGGTTCATTACTGAGGCGTTGCTCGCGACGTAGTCAAGTGTCAACCACAGATCGCAAGCTAGATGTCCCAGTGTCCAGCGGCCCATGATTATGTAGGCTGTGTATAGATTCATTGATACAGTACCTAAGATCAAGTCTGCCACCGCCAGACTCAGAAGATAGTAGTTACTGATGGTCTGTAACTGACTGTTGACTCGGATGGAGATGACCACCAAGGAGTTGCCCAGGATGGTGATAAAAGACAAGGGTCCGGTCACAAGCACGATCAAAACCACCTCCCATACCTGGTGACCCTTAAGAGGAGTCATGGTGGGGATAGTTGCTTGTGAGATGCAAGTGTGGTTCATATTCCCAAGGAAGACACAACATCAGATCCTTGAAGGGCCAAACGCATTCTTCAGGGTGTAAACCAGAAAGCGTCTCATGCATTACTAATTATGAACATCAGGGGTGCTCTGTGGCTCCATGTTCTGATAAGAAAGAAGAAAGGtaagttgtttttaaagcatcttGGGTAAATGAGGTTACTTTCTCCAGCCTTTTGAGGTGATGACAGTTTTGAAGTGCTATCATTTTAATTGGTCAACACTCAGAGCTGttcttatatataattaattaccGTTTACTAATGAGCCTCATTCACTTATTAAAGTATTACACCTTgcaatttatatttgcattccCTTTGTTTTATTATCAACACTTACTGGCAAATATGTTTGGAATGATTAGACTAAACATTGTTATGAGTTTAGGCACACTCTCGTTTACACTTGGATATAAATTTATACCTGTCAAAATGTTATGAACAGTATACTAGTCACTTAAACAGAAATCTCTTCTGTTCACCaaacctgtatttattttatccaaaatacagtGAAAGCAATAATATTGTGGGCAATTATAgaaatgcatgcttttgttcagcaagaatgctttaaattgatcaaggcatttataatatttcttgtttattcatcaaacaaacttaaaaaaattctactttaCGCTGTTTCTAACAAtgtttttaagcagcaaatcagaatatatGAATTATTCTCAAGGATCGTGTGAATGAAGGAACATGaaggaattaattaaattttaaaacatttcaattgaaaaatgttaatcaaaatattttttacttataatgttactgttttgctgtactttgaatcaaataaatggaggtttggtgagcagaagagacttctaaCTTTTAAAAAACCTTTGACTTTTAGTGTATATACTTTACTTGTTTGACTCCAAACcacgttatttaaaaaaaccctcACCATGTTAAGGGTTCCCTTTACATTATTTTCTCAGTCTCTGGTATAACTAATCTGTGTTGGTATGCTTTGACTCTTACAAAGTGGGCAcctctttaaaaagaaattttaGCTATCAAATAATCAATAACATGATAAAAGGAAGAATGTATTGTTTCAATAGATTTCTGCTTTAAATAACCTGctgttactattttttattcatcaaagaatcttaaaaaaacattacaggtttcaaaaaagaaagaaaaatcaacactgtaaagactggagtaaacgATGATGAATAAcctatattaaaacacaaaatgattattttaaattgcggTAATATTCCACAGTATTacagtgtcatttattttatttttttaatatcaagtaaatgcatctttgAGCATACAAAACgactttaaaagctttaaaactcCTACTTTTCTCAAACTTTTGCTGTGTAAACTCAAACGTGTCTGGTGTTTTGTAAGAGTCAACACATTAGTTgtaataatgagaaaataatgtaaataaaaggcTTCACATAACATTTGGATAAAAACGTCTGAAACATTTGCAAGatattgtttgtaatgtttattgAAAGAgcgcaattttttttctccgtaATTTGACTTCACAGATTAAGGCAGCTTCACGGTAGTCAATTTGTGTAGGTTAATTTTGAAGTTTTATGCAATTCACAGAAATACAATTCATCAGTTTCTTACTGGATTCtctaatcatatatttatagtttaattttaaCCTGAAAAAATAGCAGTGGCCGTGAAATAgcaatagaaatatttaacaacatcattaatatataatgtataagtgtattaataaatgttcacTTACCTTTTGGAAACAGTCCTTAAAACTGCTGTTACCCTTAAATTGTGCATTTGAGGTCATAAGATGTATATTTATCCGTTTTCCCCAAGTGTCCACTGTAGGATGATGCATGATAACCCCTGATGCCATTGGGCATACTTTGATGATGACCAGTACTCAAGCAACAGCTACTTCCACGGTTGTGTTTGACTTGGAAGAAAATCCTAGTAACAGAAAAGAGTTGTTGTAGCTCATCATAACAGCGTAGTCCACTGGCTCAGAGGTGACAATATGTCCTCTTCTGGCTGGAGGACCTGAGCTTCGGCGGCGGAAATAGCCGACTGtcataatacatgtaaatactgaATGAGAGGCTGCTAACTGTTCATACTCACAGCCCTGGGTGACGATGTGCAGACACCTCTCTTCGTGTTTACCTCAAATGAGCTCTGAACGCTGATGGGTTGGTGACCATTCACCCTCATTTATAAACAAGAATATGGTGTATTACAACAGTTGGGAGccacgctgtttttttttctttcgcttGGTTTATGTATAATGCTTGGCGTACAAACAACCTGAGTTTCTTCTCTGTGATGGGTTAATACATCTTCGCTGTAAGGTTTACATGGAGCATTTGTGAGCTGCACAGTCCACAGCcagatttaaatagaaaaagcaCAACATAATAAGGTTTTACAATCT
This genomic interval from Puntigrus tetrazona isolate hp1 chromosome 5, ASM1883169v1, whole genome shotgun sequence contains the following:
- the dpf2 gene encoding zinc finger protein ubi-d4 isoform X1 — protein: MAAVVENVVKLLGEQYYRDAMEQCHNYNARLCAERSVRMPFLDSQTGVAQSNCYFWMEKRHRGPGVAPGQLYTYPARRWRKKRRVSPPEDPRLAFPSLKSELDLGLKKDVFSSDGSSLEALLKGEPVDKRSGVEIRTAEEEPSSTEYSSGGLNPSSRVRKRILEPDDFLDDLDDEDYEEDTPKRRGKGKGKGRGVSSTRKKLEAAAALEDRDRPYACDNTFKQKHISKSSERVCGKRYKNRPGLSYHYAHSHLAEEEGEEKDEMDIREPTPPQQDEPKTPKKGPDGLALPNNYCDFCLGDSNLNQKTGQSEELVSCSDCGRSGHPSCLQFTPVMMAAVKTYRWQCIECKCCNMCGTSENDDQLLFCDDCDRGYHMYCLSPPMSEPPEGSWSCHLCLALLKEKASIYQNQNAPPS
- the dpf2 gene encoding zinc finger protein ubi-d4 isoform X2, with protein sequence MAAVVENVVKLLGEQYYRDAMEQCHNYNARLCAERSVRMPFLDSQTGVAQSNCYFWMEKRHRGPGVAPGQLYTYPARRWRKKRRVSPPEDPRLAFPSLKSELDLGLKKDVFSSDGSSLEALLKGEPVDKRSGVEIRTAEEEPSSTEYSSGGLNPSSRVRKRILEPDDFLDDLDDEDYEEDTPKRRGKGKGKGRGVSSTRKKLEAAAALEDRDRPYACDICGKRYKNRPGLSYHYAHSHLAEEEGEEKDEMDIREPTPPQQDEPKTPKKGPDGLALPNNYCDFCLGDSNLNQKTGQSEELVSCSDCGRSGHPSCLQFTPVMMAAVKTYRWQCIECKCCNMCGTSENDDQLLFCDDCDRGYHMYCLSPPMSEPPEGSWSCHLCLALLKEKASIYQNQNAPPS
- the chrm1b gene encoding muscarinic acetylcholine receptor M1 gives rise to the protein MNHTCISQATIPTMTPLKGHQVWEVVLIVLVTGPLSFITILGNSLVVISIRVNSQLQTISNYYLLSLAVADLILGTVSMNLYTAYIIMGRWTLGHLACDLWLTLDYVASNASVMNLLVISFDRYFSVTRPLTYRTKRTPKIAAALIALAWVVSFMLWGPAILFWPHLVGRQSGAEAQACSIPFLKVPPLAYGTAIAAFYLPVTIMIILYWRIYWEIENRAKGLAGFVGAVKNTRDVLDGLEKQSVHQTSTKSNLSRSKETNPRKGQGKTKAKSAGCFNSSKNKTTAVMQKSARESYKEAYSNSSWNIEDEDYSALSSSTDEEHEQKVKARASSSSPTAIELKDLQSRSEDIKEVQEFSSSAGRPTRHQPHLKAPQKSDHSICHQLRAKHRINVIIKEKKAARTLSAILLAFILTWTPYNIMVLASISYHVPEKLWQLGYWLCYVNSTVNPMCYALCNESFRVTFKALLLCRCGDKRKWDTNSWNRHASVRQNKSCSNV